From Taeniopygia guttata chromosome 21, bTaeGut7.mat, whole genome shotgun sequence, one genomic window encodes:
- the MFAP2 gene encoding microfibrillar-associated protein 2 has translation MRAAELLLLCLPALLVRGQFSRFEGIAYPEPVQYSQYDQQAEIQDYYDYHDVTPRAPEEQFRYQSQQQSQQETVPAPTPAAVPETEPTEPGPLDCREEQYPCTRLYSVHKPCKQCLNEICFYSLRRVYVINKEICVRTVCAHEELLRADLCRDKFSKCGVMATSGLCQTVAASCARSCGGC, from the exons ATGAGAGCGGcggagctcctgctgctgtgtctgcCAG CGCTCCTGGTGCGGGGCCAGTTCAGCCGCTTCGAGGGCATCGCCTACCCCGAGCCGGTCCAGTACTCCCAGTACGACCAGCAGGCAG AAATTCAGGATTACTACGACTACCACG ATGTCACCCCCCGAGCCCCGGAGGAGCAGTTCCGGTACCAATCCCAGCAGCAATCCCAGCAGGAAACCGTGCCAGCCCCGACCCCAG CTGCGGTGCCCGAGACGGAGCCCACGGAGCCGGGACCGCTCG ACTGCCGGGAGGAGCAGTACCCCTGCACCCGGCTCTACTCCGTGCACAAGCCCTGCAAGCAGTGCCTGAACGAGATCTGCTTCTACAG cCTCCGGCGCGTTTATGTCATCAACAAGGAGATCTGCGTCCGCACCGTGTGTGCCCACGAGGAGCTGCTGCGAG CCGACCTGTGCCGGGACAAGTTCTCCAAGTGCGGGGTGATGGCCACGAGCGGCCTGTGCCAGACCGTGGCCGCGTCCTGCGCCCGCAGCTGCGGCGGCTGCtga